The following coding sequences are from one Equus przewalskii isolate Varuska chromosome 23, EquPr2, whole genome shotgun sequence window:
- the KIAA0040 gene encoding uncharacterized protein KIAA0040 homolog codes for MEKISSFFSTIWDIISTKHQEGLFNTICLGVLMGLPLLVVLTLLFICCHCCWSRSGKSGQQPERNKGKKKKKKAEEDLWISAQPKLLQMEKRPSLPV; via the coding sequence ATGGAGAAAATCAGCTCCTTCTTTAGCACCATCTGGGACATCATCTCAACCAAACACCAAGAGGGCCTCTTCAACACCATCTGCCTGGGTGTCCTCATGGGGCTACCACTCTTGGTGGTCCTCACACTCCTTTTCATCTGTTGCCATTGCTGCTGGAGTCGGTCAGGCAAGAGTGGCCAACAACCGGAGCGAAacaagggaaagaagaagaagaagaaggctgAAGAAGATCTCTGGATCTCTGCTCAGCCCAAGCTTCTCCAGATGGAGAAGAGGCCATCACTGCCTGTCTAG